In Ananas comosus cultivar F153 unplaced genomic scaffold, ASM154086v1, whole genome shotgun sequence, a genomic segment contains:
- the LOC109704178 gene encoding uncharacterized protein LOC109704178 — protein sequence MNEEGDSAWLVYESPSQNQELKRMETRILEVGNDVKRLQLDVHSLKLNLDCVAVAVKNMSSQTKMIIDMLRSQVGESSKKTRNETCRAVDINTDSENDEGDALQIKLRSGKVLPERQEPVQKERNREALVNKELPTSSNQAKLTRIEYNVLSHLRKVPALLSVYDALMMSKELREVLIYALQNPEPFHAYFAETSMKEALYLVHTANITFTEKDLLMGTTHHNRPLYVTGTSDGEKMNRILIDPGSSVNLMTLRTLKSLAMDVGYLNSEKVVIQGFNQHSQKALGSITLPIRFGKLQTEAKFYVINADTSYKALLGRPWLHKYHIVPSTLHQCLKYIKDGEEYRIDGDIRPFGVHEIRYEDARYFIELEDTKENRNISREQSSKEKKLVDEIKKESTVPHFGSDSDSSDLDEDELCWAMKLLSNNWNTPEVENSSEDEHHFTAYVRADRMIAKASDLVEDTLTILKVPEEYHRLIPARQVSVVDHLKTFFVPPKIEDVEGRRTVKRGILFYKSDDKKSTDVIRSEDYDDDIYEDIEIPNYFSASLIKMIHKLGCPTRRSWANHKFFQRMWNPPQRRSILPNDKSSNTRGLGYYRSFAYQDIYTCNMINANEDITEHLVDEQKSLEPKDAPQELEDGGQATVDELLEINLGTEEDPRPTYISALLPEEEQEKLKTLLIEFKDCFAWSYKEMSGLNPEVAVHKLAIDSQAHPVKQAPRRMRVDLEEQIITETKKLIEAGFIREEKYANWIASIVPVKKKNGQIRICVDFRDLNKACPKDDFPLPITELMIDNTSSCELFSFMDGSSGYNQIKMSPEDEKHTAFRTPIGIYCYKVMPFGLKNAGATYQRAMTRIFADLLHKTVECYVDDLVVKTKNKKNHFQDLTTVFTRLREY from the coding sequence ATGAACGAAGAAGGTGACAGTGCATGGTTAGTATACGAATCTCCCTCCCAAAATCAAGAATTAAAAAGAATGGAAACCCGTATCTTGGAAGTAGGAAATGACGTAAAGAGGTTGCAGCTAGACGTCCATTCTTTAAAGTTAAATCTAGACTGTGTAGCTGTTGCAGTGAAAAATATGAGCTCTCAAACAAAGATGATAATAGATATGCTTCGCTCTCAAGTAGGCGAGAGCTCAAAGAAAACTCGAAACGAGACTTGTAGGGCAGTCGACATCAATACTGATTCGGAGAATGATGAAGGAGATGccctacaaataaaattaagatctGGAAAAGTGCTACCAGAAAGGCAAGAGCCAGTTCAAAAGGAAAGAAATAGAGAAGCTCTAGTCAACAAAGAACTTCCAACTTCTTCAAATCAAGCAAAGCTGACAAGAATAGAGTATAATGTACTCTCTCATTTACGAAAAGTACCAGCACTTCTGAGTGTTTATGACGCCCTCATGATGTCTAAAGAACTCAGAGAAGTGTTGATTTATGCTCTCCAAAATCCTGAGCCCTTCCACGCATATTTCGCCGAGACAAGCATGAAGGAGGCGTTATACCTCGTCCACACCGCCAATATCACCTTTACAGAAAAGGATTTATTAATGGGGACAACGCATCATAATCGACCGTTATATGTGACCGGCACAAGTGACGGAGAAAAGATGAACCGCATTTTAATTGACCCTGGATCTTCTGTGAACTTAATGACTTTAAGAACCTTAAAGAGTCTGGCAATGGATGTTGGCTATTTAAACTCAGAAAAAGTCGTAATTCAAGGGTTCAACCAACACAGTCAAAAGGCCCTCGGATCTATTACCCTCCCGATAAGGTTTGGGAAGTTGCAAACTGAGGCAAAATTTTATGTTATCAATGCAGATACTTCCTATAAGGCATTGTTAGGAAGGCCTTGGTTGCATAAATATCACATAGTTCCGTCTACCCTTCATCAATgcctaaaatatataaaagatgggGAGGAATATAGAATTGATGGTGATATTCGGCCATTTGGAGTTCATGAAATTCGATATGAAGATGCAAGATATTTTATAGAATTAGAAGATACAAAAGAAAATCGTAACATATCGAGAGAACAATCCTCTAAAGAGAAGAAACTTGTAGACGAAATCAAAAAGGAGTCAACGGTGCCGCATTTCGGAAGCGACTCGGATAGCTCCGATCTCGATGAAGATGAATTATGTTGGGCTATGAAGCTTCTTTCAAACAATTGGAATACCCCCGAAGTTGAAAACTCATCAGAAGACGAACATCACTTTACAGCTTATGTCAGGGCCGATAGAATGATTGCAAAAGCCTCTGACCTGGTGGAAGATACATTAACAATTCTCAAGGTTCCTGAAGAATACCACAGACTTATTCCTGCAAGACAGGTTTCTGTTGTAGACCATTTAAAAACTTTCTTTGTCCCACCAAAGATAGAAGATGTTGAAGGAAGGAGAACAGTAAAAAGAGGAATCCTTTTTTATAAATCAGACGATAAAAAATCCACTGATGTTATCAGATCGGAGGATTATGATGATGATATATACGAGGATATAGAAattccaaattatttttcagcTAGCTTGATAAAGATGATACACAAATTAGGTTGTCCCACAAGGAGGTCTTGGGCCAATCACAAATTCTTCCAACGAATGTGGAATCCACCGCAAAGAAGATCCATACTCCCAAATGACAAATCTAGCAATACCAGAGGCTTAGGATATTACAGAAGTTTCGCTTATCAAGATATCTATACCTGTAATATGATCAATGCAAATGAGGATATCACTGAACATTTGGTCGATGAACAAAAATCTCTTGAACCAAAAGATGCACCTCAAGAGCTTGAAGATGGGGGACAAGCAACTGTAGATGAACTTCTCGAGATAAATTTAGGGACGGAAGAAGACCCCAGACCCACTTATATAAGTGCACTGCTTccagaagaagaacaagagaagCTAAAGACATTGCTGATAGAATTTAAAGATTGCTTTGCATGGAGTTATAAAGAAATGTCGGGCCTTAATCCAGAAGTGGCTGTTCACAAGCTAGCTATAGATTCTCAAGCTCATCCAGTGAAACAAGCTCCTAGGAGGATGAGGGTGGATCTCGAAGAGCAAATAATTACGGAAACCAAAAAGCTCATTGAGGCAGGCTTTATAAGGGAAGAGAAATATGCTAACTGGATCGCTAGTATTGTCCCGGTCAAGAAAAAGAATGGCCAAATTCGTATATGCGTCGATTTTCGGGATTTAAATAAAGCTTGTCCAAAAGATGATTTTCCGCTACCAATAACGGAACTGATGATTGACAATACCTCGAGTTGCGAGCTATTCTCGTTTATGGATGGCTCCTCAGGATATAATCAAATCAAGATGTCGCCAGAAGACGAAAAACACACCGCATTCAGAACCCCTATTGGGATATATTGTTATAAAGTTATGCCTTTCGGTCTCAAAAATGCCGGAGCTACATATCAGCGGGCAATGACTAGAATATTCGCTGATTTGCTTCACAAGACAGTGGAATGCTATGTCGATGATTTGGTTGTgaaaacaaagaacaagaaaaatcaCTTCCAAGATCTAACCACTGTCTTCACCCGATTGAGAGAATATTAG